A single genomic interval of Alistipes provencensis harbors:
- a CDS encoding dihydroorotate dehydrogenase electron transfer subunit — protein sequence MYKKGIYKVLTNEPLTDAVWRMTLAGDTQWITAPGQFVNIALEGRYLRRPISVCDFDDSSITLIYKVVGGGTEQMSRMQAGEELDLLTGLGNGFSTRNDARRPLLVGGGVGVPPLYNLAKRLLAEGKPVQVVLGFNTASEVFYEEEFRALGCEVTVSTADGSRGVEGFVTTAIADREMDFDYFYACGPLPMLHALYNATERDGQLSFEERMGCGFGACMGCSCKTKYGNKRICKEGPVLEKGEIIW from the coding sequence ATGTATAAGAAAGGCATATATAAAGTTCTCACGAACGAACCGCTGACCGATGCGGTGTGGCGGATGACGCTCGCCGGCGACACGCAGTGGATCACGGCGCCCGGACAGTTCGTCAATATCGCGCTGGAGGGCAGGTATTTGCGCCGGCCCATCTCGGTCTGCGATTTCGATGACAGCTCGATCACGCTGATCTACAAGGTCGTGGGCGGAGGCACCGAACAGATGAGCCGGATGCAGGCGGGCGAGGAGCTCGACCTGCTGACGGGTCTGGGCAACGGTTTCTCGACCCGGAACGATGCGCGGCGGCCCCTGCTGGTCGGGGGCGGCGTGGGCGTTCCGCCGCTTTACAATCTGGCGAAGCGACTCCTTGCCGAGGGCAAACCGGTGCAGGTGGTGCTGGGTTTCAACACCGCCTCGGAAGTCTTCTACGAGGAGGAGTTCCGCGCACTGGGGTGCGAGGTCACCGTTTCGACGGCCGACGGTTCGCGGGGTGTCGAAGGGTTCGTCACCACGGCCATCGCCGACCGGGAGATGGATTTCGATTATTTTTACGCCTGCGGTCCGCTGCCGATGCTCCACGCGCTGTACAACGCCACGGAACGCGACGGACAACTGTCGTTCGAGGAGCGCATGGGGTGCGGATTCGGCGCCTGCATGGGCTGTTCGTGCAAAACCAAATACGGCAACAAACGCATCTGCAAGGAGGGGCCGGTATTGGAGAAAGGAGAGATCATATGGTAG
- a CDS encoding dihydroorotate dehydrogenase encodes MVDTSVELCGLRLDNPVVPASGTFGYGNEFREFYDINVLGSFSFKGTTREPRFGNPTPRIAECEAGMINAVGLQNPGIDAVIREELPRLKTFFRKPVIANISGFSVEEYAYCCERIDKQEQVGIIEVNVSCPNVRHGGMSFGTCPDAAAEVTRAVKAVTTKPVFIKLSPNVTDIVSIARACEEAGADGICLINTLLGMRIDVARRRPVIANTMGGFSGAAVFPVALRMVYQVAKACRIPVMGCGGVTTARDVIEMMMAGATAVQVGAANLVNPYASKEIVEALPGEMERLGIEKLSDIIGIV; translated from the coding sequence ATGGTAGACACATCGGTCGAACTGTGCGGCCTCAGGCTGGACAATCCGGTCGTTCCGGCCAGCGGGACTTTCGGTTACGGCAACGAATTCCGGGAGTTCTACGACATCAACGTCCTCGGGTCGTTCTCGTTCAAGGGCACCACGCGGGAGCCGCGCTTCGGTAACCCCACGCCCCGCATCGCCGAGTGCGAAGCCGGGATGATAAACGCCGTGGGATTGCAGAATCCCGGCATCGACGCCGTGATCCGCGAGGAACTGCCGCGGCTGAAAACCTTTTTCCGGAAACCCGTCATCGCCAATATTTCGGGATTCTCGGTCGAGGAGTACGCCTACTGCTGCGAGCGGATCGACAAGCAGGAGCAGGTCGGCATCATCGAGGTCAACGTCTCGTGCCCCAACGTGCGGCACGGCGGCATGTCGTTCGGCACCTGCCCGGATGCCGCCGCCGAGGTGACGCGCGCCGTGAAGGCGGTGACGACGAAGCCCGTGTTCATCAAACTCTCGCCCAACGTCACGGACATCGTTTCGATCGCCCGGGCCTGCGAGGAGGCGGGGGCCGACGGCATCTGTCTGATAAATACGCTGCTGGGCATGCGCATCGACGTCGCCCGCCGCCGTCCGGTCATCGCCAACACGATGGGCGGATTCTCGGGCGCCGCGGTCTTTCCCGTTGCCCTCAGGATGGTCTATCAGGTCGCCAAGGCGTGCCGGATTCCCGTGATGGGGTGCGGCGGCGTCACGACGGCCCGCGACGTGATCGAGATGATGATGGCCGGGGCCACGGCCGTGCAGGTCGGGGCTGCCAATCTGGTGAACCCCTACGCTTCGAAGGAGATCGTCGAGGCCCTGCCCGGCGAGATGGAGCGGCTGGGGATTGAAAAATTATCGGATATAATCGGCATCGTATGA
- the pyrF gene encoding orotidine-5'-phosphate decarboxylase codes for MQHDVIIACDFKSAEDTFRFLDLFKDEARKPFLKIGMELFYAEGPSIVREIKRRGHKIFLDLKLHDIPNTVKKAMAVLSRLDVDMCNVHAAGTIEMMKAALEGLTRADGTRPLLIAVTQLTSTSEERMRGELLIDASINDTIVKYAQNTRDAGLDGVVCSPLEAGMVHEACGKEFLTITPGVRFADGDVADQVRVTTPARAREIGSDFIVVGRPITAAEDPVAAYRRCVAEFVG; via the coding sequence ATGCAACACGACGTAATCATAGCCTGCGACTTCAAGTCGGCAGAAGACACCTTCAGGTTCCTTGATCTTTTCAAAGACGAGGCCCGCAAACCCTTTCTGAAGATCGGCATGGAACTCTTCTACGCCGAGGGACCCTCGATCGTGCGCGAGATCAAGCGCCGGGGGCACAAGATTTTCCTCGATCTGAAGCTCCACGACATCCCCAACACCGTGAAAAAGGCGATGGCCGTGCTGTCGCGGCTGGACGTGGACATGTGCAACGTCCATGCGGCCGGCACGATCGAGATGATGAAGGCCGCCCTCGAAGGGCTCACCCGCGCCGACGGTACGCGGCCCCTGCTGATCGCCGTGACGCAGCTCACCTCGACCAGCGAGGAGCGCATGCGCGGCGAACTGCTGATCGACGCTTCGATCAACGACACGATCGTGAAATACGCGCAGAACACCCGCGATGCCGGGCTGGACGGCGTGGTCTGCTCGCCGCTGGAGGCCGGGATGGTGCACGAGGCGTGCGGGAAAGAGTTCCTCACGATCACGCCCGGCGTGCGATTTGCAGACGGGGATGTAGCGGATCAGGTGCGCGTCACGACCCCTGCCCGCGCCCGTGAGATCGGCTCCGACTTCATCGTCGTGGGACGCCCGATCACGGCTGCGGAGGACCCCGTGGCGGCTTACCGCAGGTGCGTGGCCGAATTCGTCGGATAA
- a CDS encoding thioredoxin family protein — translation MKPVKLFYLKSCPFCKKALRYIEEAKAAHPELAAVGIEMIEESEEPEVADTFDYYYVPTFYVDGVKVHEGGIYPDEVEKILRSALE, via the coding sequence ATGAAACCGGTAAAACTTTTCTACCTGAAATCGTGCCCCTTCTGCAAGAAGGCGCTGCGCTACATCGAGGAGGCGAAGGCCGCCCATCCGGAGCTGGCCGCTGTCGGGATCGAGATGATCGAGGAGTCGGAGGAGCCCGAGGTGGCCGACACGTTCGACTACTACTATGTGCCGACGTTCTACGTCGACGGGGTGAAGGTCCACGAGGGAGGTATCTATCCCGACGAGGTAGAGAAGATTTTACGCTCGGCGCTGGAATAG